The Chlorocebus sabaeus isolate Y175 chromosome 20, mChlSab1.0.hap1, whole genome shotgun sequence genomic sequence ACTATTTTGTGGGTCAGGAACTATGGGAAGGACTTAGCTGGGCAGCTCATCTCTGGTTCACAAGACGTCAGCTGGGGTGACTGAGACTGGAGGATTCACTTCCAGGATGGTTTCTTCATGGACAGGTGTAATGCCGAAGTGCTCCtggtcctttctctttctccacatgGCAACTCATTCTCTAAGGCCTATCCATGTGGCTTCCGCTTCTCACAGTCTGCTGGTCTCAGAGTAGTTGTACTTCTTACATGGAAACTCATTTCTTAGAGAAAGGATGGAGAAACTCCTAGCCAGTACTGCACATGGAACTGGTAACACATTGCGTTGCTTCCTCCACATTCACAGGTCAAAGTAGTCAAAGAGCTCACCCAGATCCAAGAGGGTGGAGAAATAGACCCCACCTATTAATGGGGGAGCAACAGCATCACATTGCAGAAGGGCCATGGGGTGGGAGATATTGTTGCAGCcaactttggaaaatacaatgtGCTATAAATGAGGAGGCCATTCTGGTAATTtaggcaagagatgatggtggcctcATCTAGAGGTTTGCTCTGGAGATGAGAAAGGGGTAGATTCAGAATATATGGAAACAACAAAGCAGTAACAAATGCATCTGAGTATTTGTTAATTATAGTTTATAAGATTACATGGATGAATATTGCCCACCACCCATGAAGTAAGTCACAGATATCTATTTGTAGGACAAATGGATCAGTCATGTTTCAGAATATGCTTTGGTTTAAAGCATCAGTTGTTTAGGGCAGGGAGTTATTGAGGCCTGGATACAGCTATACAGTGAGGCTAAAGTATGGACCTGTAGACTCTGAGATCCAGGGATTGCTGAGTCCTGTAACCAAGTGTGATTTAGAAAGTAAAGGGAGGTCTAGCAACAGTACATTTTCAAAGGCTTCACGGAAACAAATGCATTTGATGATAGAAAGGCTTGAGCAGTTTTCAGTTCACACATTTGGTTACTTGAGGAGACAAAGTTTTTAAGGTATGAGAGCCAGTGTACTGAAGTGGGTATATGAGAAGGGGTTTTTGGTGTTACAAAAATGCTGAAAGCTATTTTCCTACTTTAACATGAGGGAGTGAAACAgaaacttgcccagagtcacctAGTGAATTCATGGCAGAGCTGGTGCTAAAAGACACGATTCCCTGGGATTCTTTCCACTGTATCACCTGCCATTCTGCCCAGAGCATAGCTTTGCTCTATACTGTGGTCATACTGAACCACTACTATTGCTCAACTGACTTTCAGATAGTGCCAGAAGGCTGCAAGAAGAGGTTGTGGACAAACCAAACCTGTTCCCTCTGTTGGAAAACATAACTCTAAAATATGCTTCGCTAATTTTGACTCAGTTGCATCTCTTTGTGGAGCAGACAACACATATGTTCATATGAAAAAATAGTCATAATGAGACTACTTGCTGTGCTGCTAAATGTCCCAGAGAGTATTTCTTAAAATTCATGGAATGCCTAAGATTCTGAGATCACTCTTTCAGTTCtaaaatctctaccaaaaacagcTCAAGACCACCAGGATCTTTTGGATTGAAAAGCAAGAACAACCCAAAGTCTTTACTGTGCATGGGAAGGTACATGTATATTATAatgaatatttctatatgtaaccTCTATTTCATATATGCAGATGtataatttttggtttgttttctcaaTATTTAAAGTGGGCAGAGCTCCATTCTGGATGTAGGTAAAACTTACATGTTCTAAATATCATAATTTTATTCTCCACTACTttgaatttcttcagtttttttctataGTTAAACAAAAGACATAATTTGCTTGTATTCATCTTCGTTATTAATTGAACACacctattgtaaatggaattggcACTTTCAATCACCCTCATTGTATTTACTAGGATGAGATTAATAACCCAAAGATTCAGTGTTTTCCCATACTAGGTTCTGTTTCACATTTGCGCTTATTTGGACAAATAGTACTTCCCTGCACACTGAAAGGATCTATAAAATATTGCTCCTTGATCTCTGCATAAGAAGCGATTTGTTGGACTCCAGTGTTGGAGGGCAATACTTCAGGGTTGATGCTTGGGAATGTGTAAATCTTGCCTATGGATTTAGATGTCTGTTCAACAAGATTGCATCACAAAAACCTCACACCTTTATTATGTTTCACATGTTACATTGCACTGACAAGTTTAACTGCATCCACGACTGGGCCAGGTGGTGTTTAAATTCTCAAATACTTTAACATTTGAATGCCTCAGGCAAGAAAAACTGACTATTCAGAAGGCACAAGCTGTAATATTTCAGGCAAGTCAAAATCAGAAGTTAAGGCTTTTGGCCATAGATTTTACTAGTGCATTCATATTAACCTTTATGCATTTCCATAAGGCTTAAAAACCATTGCTTAGGCAGTATTTGTCTGTGGGTCTTCATTAAAGTAATGATATTATTTAATCTACTTGGAAAAATCCCTTCAGGATCCCAGTTGTCCCCCTCCATTCCTTTTAAAAGCACTTTCTCTTCTGCCTAAAAATTCAAGTACTCTCTTAACTAAGTGAGGACTGAAACATTTCACTATGGATTTGAACAGGAGCCAACACTGATGATGAAAAGAAAACTTCTCCCTGTAAAAGGTTTATTGTCAGTACTTTCTAAAGATGAAGATGCTTCTAAAACAGGCTACCAACATTTTCACCAACCTTGACACAACCTTCTCAACCTCTCCTAGACCTATGATTTGGGTCCCTTTCTTTCAGGAATGCTGTGGACCTTTGACCTTCTGAATAGCCAACTCTACATAACTGCTCCCTCCCCCATCAATATAACTTATATTATAAAAAGGAAAGGGGGATGGGGTAGCTTGGTCCTCACGCTATTGGAAAAGTACTTGAAATTCCTTGCATTCCTTTGCATTTAACAGCATGTTTACCTAATCACCGGCTTATTAGGATTAACACAAGTCATGCTTCAAGCTCATTTAGTGAAAACAAACTGACTCCTATAGACTCAGATTTTTCCTGGTAACAGTCAAGGGTAAATTTCTAAGTAGTTCTCCTGATTTTTAGGAACGTTATTGGGAAAATATAAAGTTACAAACAAGCGAGTCTTTAGAATACATTAATTATATTCAATCTTGCCCGTGGATCTGGATGTGGGCTGCCTGAGTTATGGACTACCCCTTTTCATTAAAGGGTTTCTCTACTAAAGTGACATGCCCACTAACCTggtgattaaaataataaattattatagccATCGCGCAGAGTGATGGAGACCCTTAGGCTTTACATTCTGATGAAAATACAGCGCTGTTTTCTTAAATTACAAATGTAGCTTCAGAGTCCTTCTTGTGCTTCATACAAGGTCATGTtcaatacatgttttttaaacattatatgcaaatactttaCTGAAGATATAAAAGCAATCGTTATCTTATTTTAATAGCTtaattcactgctgtatcccaaTAAGTCCTGTTTGAATAATTGAGTACTTCAGCTAGGTTGTTCCCAGTGACTTTGGAGCACCTCTAAAAATACTGAATGGCATACACTCAGATATTaggtaaatatttctttattaaatggttaatttcataaataaaatcttttcactgaatataaaattaaactcaTTTACAAATTATTCCAGTATTACATTTCCCCTCCCTCCCAAAAGCtacattttgataaataaaaacattcagtCTTAAAACACCTGATTTCTGTTTGCAGTTTAGAGTGCAGATAGCTGCCTCTCACAGACACTCATGGAGTGTCCCCCTTCAGGAAGGGATGGAATGCCCTCCCATTTACTTTTGTCAAAGGACGAATAAAAGCTTTAAACTGTCCAACTAATCTTATTATCTCTTTTACGACTGTAGAACcccaaaaggaaaaaagcctAGAGAAAATATGCTTAGCAAATaatttacaaacagaaaacagaaagtcaTCAACACCACAAGCTCCAAAATGAAGCAGTAACATGTGCTCCAATACTATGAAGCAAAGTATTCTCCAATCGTGGCTGCATTAGTGTCCATCTGCACCAGCACCCTTGGCAGTTTCGAAATACCTTAATGCTCCTCAAGAATGAGCAAGGAATCCCTTCTACAATGAGTCCCATCACCCACACCGCCCCCACCCATTTTCTCCATGATTCTGATTCTGACACTCTTCTCCCTTGTTTGTCTAGGTGTGCCCTGGAAACCCAGGTAGCATTTAGTCCCTAAATTTGTGAATGTCATTGAACAGCCTGTAGAAGGGAAATGCTGCTTCATTGGCATGCGGGCAGTTGTAGTTGCATTTGCAGGACTGGATCATCATGACGTTCTTGGAAAATGTCTCCCCATCTTCGCAGCGGAACCGCATCTTCACAGTCCTGGTCAGCTGGGGCGTGCAGCATCGGCCGTCCACGCAGGAACCGCAGTACTTCGGCCGGTATTTCTTCACACTCGAACATCCAGCGTAAGTAAACCTAACTGATTCGGGGGATTTCTTGGTCTTGCTGCATTTCTTGCCCTTCTGTAAGAGccaggagagaagaaaagttaGGGgtgatatttctctttcttcaaaaAGAGATTCACAACCCACCCCCCTGCCAGGCAACAGTCTACACATCCCTGAAGGAACTTACTTTCAGGCTGCTGTACACTGGCTGTCCACAAGGCCGCACCTCACAAATCCGAGTTTCTTTCACAAGGCGGCACTCGGGGTTGTCATTGGTAACTCGTGTGGAGATACCAGTTCCACAGGTCTTTGAGCACTGGGACCATGAAGTTGTTTGAACAATACATTTCTGGCCATGTAAAGGGTTGTATAGGATGCGAGGCTCCATTCCAAAAActagagagagaaataagaggGAAGACTTCTCAGAGGCATACCCACACAAACAGGCTCAAGTACTCATTTCTACAAAGCTTCAGACCAAAAATGCATCTCAGTACAGTGTCTGAAGGGCTCAGACTCCACTTACCAGGGAGCCGCTTCAGTGAGCTGCCTTTTCCAACTGCAATCAATTCATTGTTTCTCGTCAACTCCACCTCGGAGGCATCGAATCCCAGCTCCTTGCCAAGGAGGCCGTCCTGGTCGTCCATGGGGTCCTTGACACTATCCTCGTCACAGACCCACTCCTCGCAGCACTGCCCGGTAACTTTGACCAGCCGGGGGTTGGGACAGCCCAAGTTGGGGAGAGACAGTTCTTGGGGACACAGAGGAATGCAGCCCACGGCGCCATCAATACATGTGCACTGATGTTTACAGTTGGGCTGGAAACTTTCCCCGTTTTGGTAGATTCTGGAGTTATATTCACAGGGTCTGCCCTCTGACTGAGCTGCAAAGATCACCAAAAGAGAAAGGTAGAAGGGGATAAAGTTAAGATTACAAACCACGGCCTGAAACTCATACATATTTTCTGCTGTTAAATTCAATTTATGGTAAAGTTCCCTACAATTCCCCGGAGACTCTAGACCAGAACAATAAGTTAGTCAGGAATCACTTTTCCGTATGCGCTTTCGTTGGGCCCAGACACACTGAATTGCATTCCAGACTGCTGAAATCATGTGCCTTTCTGCCAAGCTACCAACAACAAAGCATCACCATACATGGTCTCAAAATTACTAAACTTCTGGACTATGGggactagtatttttttttaaaggggccAAACCACAAGCATCTTACCTCTGCAGATCCCCTTCAGAGCGGTGGAGCTGGCGCCGAAGTTGCATTCCAGCCCCTTGGTGTGGTCGCAGGGCTGCGTTTTGCTGCAGTCCTCGTTGAGCTGCTTGGCGCAGACCTTACAGCAGCCGCAGCCATCCCGGACCAGCCCAACTCCCGGCGCGCACTTGGGCGCCTCCAGGGGGCAGTGGCAGGCGGCGGGGCAGGTGGAGAGTGCCTGGAAGGGGGAGAAGAAACGCGTGAAACTCGGCGCGGTGCGCAAGAGGGGCGCCGCGGCTGCTGCAGGGGAGGACGGAGGTCTCCGACCCTCTCGACAGGGAGCCTCTGACTTCGTCCAGCCGGGCCACAGCGGGAGGCTGCTCCCACCAAGAGGTCCCGACAAGTCTTtggggggaggaggagagtgCTTAAAGAAACGGCTACCCGCAAACGACCgcgaactttttattttgttttcctgctgTGGGCAATCTGGGACCAGGAAAAGGGACTGACAGCGGACGGGGAATCGGTGGCAAAAGGAGAGTCCAACTCACCAGTCTGGTCAGGTGGAGAAGGGTGACGGCGAAGGCGAGCGCCCTGGCGATGCGGGAGCTCATTGTGGCGCGCAGGAGTAGCCCGGGGCGAGCGCGGCAACGAAGACGCCAACAAGCTGGTGCGCAGCTGCCAGGCCGTACGCAGCGGGGTCGGGGTGGCGGCGCGGTGGACCCGGTGGGCAGGGAGGCGAGGGCTGGGCGGCGGGCGGGCGTCTTTCGCTCGAGGTCCCGGCGGAGAAGACGCGGAGGGCGCGGACGCTGCTCAGGGGCGCTCTCTCTCGCGGTCTGCCCAGGCGCCCCGGAGCCCGCCTTTTATATGGGCCGGCGGAGGCGCCGCGTGTTGCAGTGACGTCGGCTCTGTCTGCGCGTTCCAGAATTCTCAAACATCTCAGGAATGCTGGTTGGCGCGGGCTGCTGCCAAGCGCCTCCCCTGGCTCCATtgcacctttgtgtgtgtgtgtgtgtgtgtgtgtcccgtCAAGAAAACAGTTCGTTTTTTTCACCTTAAATTACTTCTGTTAGGAAGGGTTCTTCGGggtgtgatggtggtgatggtggttggAGGGTCGCGAGGGGAGAGGGGGTCCAGTTCAGAACTTTGCCTGGACTGGGTGGGTGGGAGGACCTGAGAGGGAGGAACAAAAGTCGTTTTGTTTGGTGATGCGAGTTGACCGGGCACGGAAACCCTCACCCGGGAAGGCGGTGAGCTGTTTGCTTGTTTACAGCGAAGGTGAGAGACAAGTTATCTGTTGAAAGAGTAGAACGTGGAAGAGGAGTGTGTCTCCGAGCCAGTAATATTTGTGGATTTCAAAGAGGCGTGTTCAGAACAAGTCCCAAAGCTTTGGCATGATGTTTATTAGCAAAATTCAGTGAATTGCAAATTAATACCCAGAGTGGCATTTATGAATGAAAAGGCGAGGGGGGTGCGGGGGGGAAACTTCCCCATCGTCTGGCAAATTCCCAGGCAGAGGTCTCCCCCACTCCTCCAGCCCTCCCCTTTTTTGGATATGTTgtacttgtttgtttttggaggttCCCACTTTAGTTCCAGCCCACTGCCTGGGTTGGAAGTCCGAGAGGAAACGAACGCGGGGAGTTCTCCGGGAGGCTGACTTATACTTCCTCACGGATACAGGAGACTGGGTAAGCCCTGCCCGCCTGCTTCCGCGGGCAGGAGGCTATGCTAATCAAGCAGCCAGCCAGAAGTGCAGGGGACCACCGTGGAGTGCCTTGGCCTGAAATCATCACCTGCAAAGACCGCAAGGCCAAACCAGATTCCAGTACCATTATGCCCTATGAATCTCTGGGAAAAGCAGATTCCTTCAAGCTGGACGTTTTGTGGGGTTTTTCACTCCTTTCCTAGGGACCACTGGAAGCCTCCCATTTTAAATGAATTGCAATGCCTTTCTCTCCAAGTACAGAAAAGAGATTTAGGATGTAATATTTTGTAGTAAAAATGTCAGCAGATTTTAAGATCCTGTTCTACCTGCAATACACTCAGTAGAAGACCCCACCACAAGACAATTTACTTGAACATCACCAATACCGTTAGTGTGATTGATAAACTTTCCCTGCAGGTTTCAAAAACTTTTtgcataattttaataaaaatgatgttAGACTCATATGCTCTAGGATAACTACTTATCCTTTTTAATGTTTAGGGCTGTTCAGACTTCATAATTTAGCAGTCTTGTTTAAAAAGGCCCTTAGTGCTAATGCTAACTTTCCTGATAAGCACAATGAGAAGCTGTCAGGATGAAAACACACTCCAGTGAAGAGAGCCCTTGCAGGAAGGAGTTCAGTTTCATTCATTCCAAAGTGCCCTTTCATAAATGGAAGCAGCATTTGCTAGAGGGAGTGGGATTTCTAAAACTCTGATGAAGGATTAGGGTTGGAAGACTTTTCAAGACAATGGATTGTCAGGTGTTATGCAAATACAGTGAGGAAAGTCTGGGCCCAACATGTACACAGGTTAATACATCAAttattatttacaaaacattGTTTTTTCTGCCTTATcatttcattattgttttcttcttaatgaAGTGATTGCGGGacgggagggggaaggaggggtgtAGCCACAGTACGTGTTGAACAGAGGGAGATGGTAGAGAGAGAATGGAGAGGAGGGTTCCTGGCTTCTGTTGTGGCGTCTTTTCTATTTGACTTCATGGTTGTAAGTATTTCCAGATGGTGAATCAGACACCAGACGTAACAATATTTCCATATTTGGGTATAGCAGTAGCCTgcgtttttaacatttttctgccTCTGTTATCCAACCACAAAGCATTCTTGACAGCTTCAAATGTTGTTAAATATAGATTTAACTTCTCTTCCCAGAGCAGGAAATTCTTTGGAATTCCTTGTTTTTCACGCAATCTatcatgatttaaaataaaagcacagtgGATCATCCAACTGGCCGTATATACCTTAATTGGAGGTTGGGGATGGGGGACGGCAGAGATCCAGTCTGCCGCACTGCGTTCAAACACAAGCCATTCCAGAGATTCCTTTAAAGTCACATTAAAATTTTCTAACAAGGGtgtgtgggtttgtttctggaCTTCAACTGGGGAATCTTGAGGATGAGTTTGCCCCAGAGGAGAAATTTAGAGAACCTTACCGTCAGCTGCCCATTTAAAGCAGGGGGTGTGTTGTGCGATGGGGGTGGGAGGTTGGAGCAACAGGGCCAGGAGGTGTGGGAGCGGGAGACACTAGAGTACCCTATGTGCACAGTCTCTCCATATACCATGTGCTGGTGCGCCTGCTAGTAATCGACGACATTAGGCAAGAGAAACAGCGGCTCCTCAAGTCCTGCCCAAAGACCGTCCAGAAACCCAAGCCTCCGGTCGCCTTCTCGCCGCCTCCGCTGGGAGTTGCAGATCAGTTCAAGTTGACGGACAGGAGGCGAAATGTGCAAATGTTTATGGGTAAGTGTTGCTTCGGGTGCTAATTCTGTATGGCTCTTTTGCTACTTTCTCCTTCACCCTCCCCATACGGGTGCCCCAGGAGGAAATAAACGGGCTACTTTGTTTCCTTGGGTTGCAATCCACGGAGAACGGGCTGCTTGTCTTCTGCAGCTCCTGGCTTCGGGCTGAGCGATGGGGACGTCTCTCACCCGCTGTTGCCAGGGAATTTTAGGTTACCTAATGAAGGGCTCACTGTCTGGCGGCAACCGAGAATAATAACGGTAAATCTGGCGACTCCGGTTTCCTAGCCCTAGGAAGGCTCTCAGACTAGAGTGCATCAGAGTCACCTGGAGGGCTAGTTAATGGTTCCTGGGTCCTACCCCAGAGTagttacatttctaacaagtcccgaggtgatggtgatgatgctggtCCGGAGATTACAccctgagaaccactgccctggaCGACCGGAGTGCCTgtagtaggggtgtgtgtgtgtgtcttcagaGATACTCGCCTGCACACCCAATCTCACAACTTCACTCTTCATAGCCACCTTAATGAATAGAACTTATGGTGTCTGCAAAAGACCAGGTTTAAAGTGGCGCCCCCGTACCATCACATTTCTCTCCTCCACCCTTTCCCCGCCCCCATCCCCTTGGCATGATAGCCAGGAGCTCCCCAGGAAGCTAGGATCCTGGTGGCGGCCGCAGGAACTGGGTGGCCGACGCGCGGAGAGGGCGGTCGGCTCCGGAACCCCTGCGAAGGGAGCGGACAGGGTCCGCACGGCGGGAGGGCGCCGGACCCGAGGCATCCGGACGCGCCTGCCCGGCTGCTACCGCCGCCCCCTGCCGGCCACCCCGCCCGCGCGCCCACAGTCACAGCGGTTGCCAGGACTCGAGGTTTCCGGCGGCGCGCGGCGCAGGACGCTTCCAACCCCGGCCCATATTTGGTGAAAGTCTTTCAAGACTCCGTCATCCAGCTTTGGGGGGCGGTGGCGACGGCGGCGGCGGTCCTGCGACCGGGCCGGGCAGCCTTGCGACTGCCGCGTTCCTGAAAAGTGCACCGCGGCCGCCAGCGCCCAGGCTTCCCTCCGCGCGGGACCCCGGAGTGTTGCGGGCGGCGGGGTAGACCCGCGCATTTCGACCCCAGTCCGCCCCTCTGAGGACCGAAGTCCGCCCTGCGCTGCGTGGGAGGCTGGCGCGGAGGGCGCCGAAGCCCAATTGTGTCACTTTTCCCGTCCACCCCACTGTTGACTCGTCCTCCCAGCGGGGCAGCGAGTTGCCGTGCTGTGCCAGACATAGAGGGTGCGCCCGGCGCGAGGgtgtggggctgtgtgtgtgtgtggaggaggcTATTCGGAGGATGGCGTTTGCGTGGACACCAAGCGCACCCGAGAGCGGGACGTGGAACCGACTCTGAGGAAAAGCCCCGAAGGGCCTGGATGCCATTATTCCCAGAAGGGACACATGGTAGAGCTGGCTCTTCGGTTTCTCCTGGCCTCCCACaaccccttcccctcttcctcctcgaGAAGTTCCGCCTGTGGGGAGCCCTGGATAGGAAGTCCTGACTCTGCCATCAGTAGCCTGTGGCCTTGGGGATGCTGCCCATCCTCTCGGGACCTTGCCTGCTTCTCAGTAAATTGGGAAAGGAGGCAGCAAGTAGTAAAGCCAGAGCAGCTGCTTTCAGGGCCAAATTTCATGTCATCCCCTCTAATAATGACAGAAATTAACACATTATATAGGGTTCACATAGGTTGGGGCACCACTTTAAAATGCTGTCTATATATTGATTCGTTTAATTCTCAGATGCCCCACTGAAGCAGGTCCTTTTGGTGACACCATTTTCTATctaaatgaagaaatggaggcatgGAAGGTAAGCGACTAGC encodes the following:
- the CCN1 gene encoding CCN family member 1 encodes the protein MSSRIARALAFAVTLLHLTRLALSTCPAACHCPLEAPKCAPGVGLVRDGCGCCKVCAKQLNEDCSKTQPCDHTKGLECNFGASSTALKGICRAQSEGRPCEYNSRIYQNGESFQPNCKHQCTCIDGAVGCIPLCPQELSLPNLGCPNPRLVKVTGQCCEEWVCDEDSVKDPMDDQDGLLGKELGFDASEVELTRNNELIAVGKGSSLKRLPVFGMEPRILYNPLHGQKCIVQTTSWSQCSKTCGTGISTRVTNDNPECRLVKETRICEVRPCGQPVYSSLKKGKKCSKTKKSPESVRFTYAGCSSVKKYRPKYCGSCVDGRCCTPQLTRTVKMRFRCEDGETFSKNVMMIQSCKCNYNCPHANEAAFPFYRLFNDIHKFRD